The Mesorhizobium sp. AR10 genome includes the window GTTTCATGTCGCCCCGTTCGATATAGCCGCTGACGGCGCTGAGCGGCAGATAGGCGGCCGCCTGCTGCGACAGCACATGCTGCAGACCGATGAAGACCAGCCCGGCCGAAATGGCCGGCTTCACCATGCCGGCAAAAGCGCGGTCGTGCTCGATGCGGAATTCGAGCCCCCAGTCCATGAGGATGTAGTTCTCCGTCCAGGGCTGGGTCTGTGCCGCATGCTGGACAAGCACGACCTGATCGACAGCCAGCGTTTCATAGACGATGCCGGGATGCGGCCGCGGCAGATAGAGGATGCAGATGTCGAGCAGGCCCTCAGCCAGCTGGTCTATGGCCAGGTCGGGAAAACTGCCTTCGAGCCGCAGCGCGACGTTCGGGCACCTATCGCGCATCCAGGCGACCCAGGGCGAGGTGATCCGGTCCCATAGATAGGCAGGCGCGGTCAGCCGCAGCAAAGTCTCATAGCCATCGGGAACCGCGATGTCTTGCCTCGACTGCTCCCAGGTGCGGGTGATCGAGGAGGCATGCGGCAGGAACTGCCGGCCGGCCGGAGTGAGCGTCACTCCGTCGCGATCGCGAACGAAAAGCCGGCGTCCCAATTGGTCCTCCAGACCGCGGATTCGCGCGCTGACTGTGGACTGGGCGAGGTTGAGCCGGCTGGCCGCAACAGTGAAGCTGCCATGGGCGGCAACCTCTAGAAAACTGCGCAGATTTTCAGTGTCCATGCCTTGGCTCCCGCATCGAAAATTTCGATGGCTCCCATCAAAAAATATCGCTTTTCGGCCGCAGTCAACAATGACCTAGATGGCCAGCCCCCCAAGGACAAAGGAATGCAGCCATGCCCAAGCATTTCAAGATGATCGATACCGCTCGCAAAAATCTCACCGCAATCGAAAATTCCGCTGTCGACGAGCTTCTGGCGGGCAGGATCGGCCGCCGCGATTTCTTGCGCCACGGCAGCTTGCTCGGCCTGTCGCTGCCGTTGCTGGGCGGCATCGTTGCCGCCGCCGGTCTCGGCACGCCACAGGCGCGCGCCGAGGGCAAGCCGGGCGGAACCGTGCGCGCCGGCATCGCGACGCCGGGCGGCGCGATCGACCCCGTCACCTATTACGACAGTGGCAGCTACCAGCTGGTGTTCCAGACCGCCGAATTTCTCTGCGTCACCCAGCCGGACCTGACCCTGAAGCCAGTGCTGGCAGAAAGCTGGTCGCCGAACGAGGATGGCAGCGTCTGGACCTTCAAGCTGCGCAAGGGCGTAAAATTCCACAATGGCGAGGAGTTTCGGGCGGACGACGTTGTGGCGACCTTCGACCGTCTCGCCGATCCGAGCGGTGCATCCAACGCGCTGTCGGTGTTCAAGGGGTTGTTGTCGAAGGGCGGCACCCGCAAGGTCGACGACCATACCGTCGCCTTCCATCTCGATGCGCCGAACGGCAGCTTTCCCTATTCGGTGTCGATCGACAATTACAACGCCGTCATCCTGCCGGCGAGCTACAAGGGCGATTACGAAAAGACCTTCGAGGGTACCGGGCCGTTCCGGCTCGAGAGCTACACGCCGAAGGTCGGCGCCAGCTTTATCCGCAACCCCGACTATTGGGGCGAAAAGGCGTTGCCCGACCGGCTCGAATTCAAGTTCTACGGCGACGTGCAACCGCGCATCCTGGCGCTACAGGCCGGCGAAGTGGATCTGCTCGACGCGGTGCCGCTCGATGTCAGTCAGGTGGTGCTGAACAGCTCTGATATCACCGTCTTGCGCGTCGCCTCGACCGCCCACCGCCAGTTGCATATGCGCTGCGACACCGGCCCGTTTACCGACAAGCGCGTGCGCCAGGCCCTGGCGCTGTGCATTGACCGCAGCAAGCTGGTCGATGGCTTGTGCCGCGGCATGGCCGCCACCGGCAATGACAGCCCGTTCGCGCCGGCTTTTCCGGCGACCGACAAGTCGGTGCCGCAGCGGGTGCAGGACATTGCCAAGGCCAAGCAACTGCTCGAGGCGGCGGGACTGGCCAGCGGCTTCGACATGACGCTGACGACGCTGCGCTATTCCGACATTCCGGGATACGCGCAATTGTTCCAGAACTTCGCCAAGGAGATCGGCGCCCGCATTGCGCTCAACATCGAAGACCAGGACAAATATTACGGGAAGGCGGTGTTCGGCCAATCGGACTGGCTGGACAGCCCACTCGGTATCACCGATTACGCACACCGCAGCGTGCCGAATGTGTTCCTCAACAGCCCGCTCACCAGCGACGGACCCTGGAATGCGGCGCATTTCAAGAATTCCACCTATGACGGCATGGTCAAAAGTTACCTGAAGGCGCTCGATATCGGCGCCCAGCGCAGTGCTGCCTCCGACATCCAGAAATTGCTGCTCGACGAGACCCCGGTCATCTTCAGCTATTTCCCGGACCTTTTGGTGCCGGTGCGCAAGAATGTCAGCGGCCTGCCGCCAATCGCGGCCGGGCTGCTGCTCGACCGCGTGTCCCTGGGATAGAGATCCCAAAGATCGCTCAACCAAAAAGGTAGAGGCTAGATTGGACCATTCAGCGTTTCGGGCGGCGAGGCTATCCGGCAGCAGGGCCGCGACAAGCGATGGGGGGCCATCGCTCGAGCGGTTCGACGCAGAGAATGCCCGCCGCCCGGAACCCCTCGCCAACCTTCTCGCTCTAGTCGTGCGCCAACGCTTGATCACAAAAGAAAAGAAACGGGAGGCCATCATTCGCAAGCCCCACCTGCGCGGTCGCGGACCGCATTTCCCCTTGCTTGACACCATCGTCCAGTATGAGTTCGAGCCGGGCTATGTCGCCTTCACCATGCCATCGCCGAAACGGCTGCGCGTCCAGGTCGGGTCGATGATTGTCGCCGACACGGTCAACGCGCTGGTGTTCTACGAATCCGATCATCTGCCGGTCTACTATTTCCCGATCGGCGACGTGCGTGAGGAGTTCCTGCTGCCCAGCAAGACGACGACGGAGGATCCATACAAGGGTGTCGCTACGCACTACTCGCTCAACACCGGCATCACGCTGGTCGAGGATGGCGCATGGCGCTATCTCGATCCGGTCAAGGGCTGTCCGCCGATTTCAGACTACATGTCGTTCTATTGGAGCAAGATTGGTCACTGGTTCGAGGAGGACGAGGAGATCTTCGTCCACGCCCGCGATCCGTTCCGCCGGGTCGACTGCCTGCCGTCGTCGCGGCGCGTCCAGGTCGTCCTCGACGGCGAGCAGGTCGCCGATTCACGCCGTGGCGTCTTCCTGTTCGAGACCGGGCATCCGGTGCGCCACTATTTGCCGATCGCCGACACGCGGCTCGATCTGTTTGCGCCCAGCCGCTACATCTCGCGCTGCCCCTACAAGGGTATCTCCAACTATTATCATGTGACGACCAAGGCTAAGCGCCACGAGAACCTCGTCTGGTACTATCCCGAGCCCGTCCACGAGGCCGAGCGCATCAAGGGGCTGGTGTGCTTCCACCACGAGTTGGTCGACAAGATCCTGGTCGACGGCGTCGAAATCCCGAAGGAAGCCACGGCCGCGTCGGCCGGCTATTTCTGAGCCGCATTTCTCCCGTCGTCATTTCGGGGCGAAGCAAACGGCGCCGATTGGCGATCGTGGCGATCCTTCGCGCCCCCCTCTGTCCTGCCGGACATCTCCCCCACTTGTGGGGAGATTGGCAATTTTGGCGCTCCGCTCATCTTGCAACGTTGAAAAATAACCACAGCGGCCGGCGACGGCCAATCTCCCCCCTCGTTGGGAGATGTCCGGCAGGGCATGTCCCGCCAGCGTCAAAGAGGTTCTGCACCATCAGCGCAACTTCACTTCATGATTTGAATGACCTGCTCCTATTGCCAAATTGCCGGTTGAAATATTGTTCATTTGGAAATAGGAATGTTCAAAATGATGATTTCGACGCTGCGGCGCGTCAGGAACTGGAGGAAGCGACATGTCCCATCCGCAATTTGCAGCGGAACTTCTGCAGCGCGCTGAAAAGCAGGGACCGATCACCATCGGTCTGGCCGGCGCCGGGCAGATGGGCACCGACATCGTCGTTCAGGTCGCATTGATGCCGGGCATGCGCATCGGTGCAATTTCCGAAGTTAGGCCGCAAGCGGCGATCGACGCCGCATTGCTCGCCGGCCATGACCGTTCCGATATCGTGCAGGCGGCCAATGCGTCAGCCATCGACCGCGCCATCGAGGCCGGCAAGATCGCGGTGACCGAAGACCTGCATGCGCTGGCCTCCGCCGGCCGCATCGACGTCATCATCGACGCCACCGGCAACCCCAACATCGGCACGCTGTTTGCGCTCGAAGTGATGAAGAACGGCAAGCACATCGTCATGCTCAATGTCGAGGCCGACATCACCATCGGTCGCTTCCTCAAGGAAGAGGCGCGCAAGGCCGGCGTGGTCTACACGGGTGCGGCCGGCGACGAGCCCGCCTGCACACTGGAGATCATCGGCTTTGCCAGGAGCCTTGGCTTCAACATCATCGCCGCCGGCAAGGGCAAGAACAATCCGCTGAAGATCGACGCCATGCCTGCCGACTACGAGAAGGAAGCGGCCGAGCGCAACATGAATGCGCGCATGCTGGTCGAATTCGTCGACGGCTCCAAGACGGCGATCGAGATGGTGGCGATCGCCAACGCCACCGGACTGGTGCCCGACGTGCCGGGTATGCATGGGCCGACTGCGACGCTGGAAGAACTGGCCAACGTGCTCTGCCCGCGCGAGGACGGCGGCGTGCTGCATCGCAAGGGCGTGGTCGACTACTCCATCGGCAAGGGCGTGGCGCCCGGCGTGTTCTGCATCATCGAGACAAGGCACCCGCGCGTGCTGGAACGCATGGTCGACCTCAAGGTCGGCAAGGGCCCGTATTTCACGATCTTCCGCCCCTATCACCTGACCAGCCTGGAAGTGCCGCTGTCGGCGGCGCGTGCCGTGGTCTACAAGCGCGCCGACATGGAGCCGCTCGACCATCCGGTCGCCGAAGCGGTGGCTGTGGCCAAGAGCGACCTTGGCCTTGGCCAGTCGCTCGGCATGATCGGCGAGAACGACTATCGCGGCTTTGCCATGACCTGGGAGGACGCGCGCGCCCGCGGCGCCCTGCCGCTCGGGCTTGCCGAACGCGCCAAGGTGGTCAAGCCGGTCAAGACCGGCGACTTCCTCACCTATGAAAATTGTGTACCCGACGATTCGATGGTGATAACCCAGATCCGCCGTCGTCTCGACCAGTCGGATGGACGGTTCGTTACCAACGCCGCCTGACTCCGCCGGATCTCCGCCTGATGAACGATGTCGTAATCGGGATCGATGCCTCGACGACGGCCGTGAAGGCGATTGCCTTCACCCGTGACGGCGAAGAACTGTTCCAGGCACGCGAGACCTATCCGCTTTCAAATCCCAGGCCCGGCCATTTCGAGCAGGACGCCGAACATTGGTGGACAGCGCTGCTCGGCGCCCTGAGGCAGGTCACAGAGGCGGTTGGCGCTTCGCGGGTGGCGGCGATTTCCATTGCCCACCAGCGCGAGACCTTCACGCTGATCGACGATGCCGGCAAGCCGCTCATTCCAGCCATCCTGTGGCTCGATGAGCGCGCGCGCCCGCAGGTTGCCAGGCTTTCGGCCGAACTCGGCCGCGAGGCGATCCGCGACTGGAGCGGCAAGCCGCCGGACCCGACGCCGGCGCTCTATGCCATCGCCTGGCTCGCCGAACACCAGCCGCAAGTGCTGGCCAAGGCTGCGGCACTGGTCGACGTGCATGGCTTCTTCGTTCTCCGGCTGACCGGCCGGCTGGTTACCAGCACCGCAAGCGCCGATCCGCTCGGACTTCTCGATGTAGAGAAAGGCATCTGGCACCCTGAGCTTGTCGCGGCGGCGGGTTTGCGGCCGGACCAACTGCCGGAGTTGGTCGCGCCGGGCATGGTCTGCGGTGGACTTAGCGAAAGCGTGGCAGGACTGACCGGCCTGAAGGCCGGCACTCCCATTGTCGTCGGCGCCGGCGACGGTCAGGCGATGGGCCTCGGCATGGGTGTGTACGGCGAAGGCAAGACCTACCTGTCGCTCGGCTCGGGCGTTGTCAGCGGCTGCTATTCCGGCACAGTCACAACGTCGGACGCTTTTCGTACGCTGGTCTCGCCCACAGGTTCGGGATTCATGCTGGAGACCGTGCTGCGCTCGGGCATGCAATTGGTCGACTGGATCGTCCGCACCACCGGCTCGCCGTCGGCGGCGGCGCTGGAGAAGGCGGCGGTCAATGTTGCCGCCGGCAGCGAAGGCCTGCTTGTCATGCCCTATTGGGCCGGCGTCATGAGCCCCTATTGGGATGGTGCGGCGCGCGGCGCCATTGTCGGCCTGTCGCTCGACCACCGACCGGAGCATCTCTTCCGCGCCACTCTGGAAGGCATCGCCTTCGAGCAGGCCATCGCCACCGAGGCGATGGAAGCCCGGACCGGCGGCAAGCCGGCCGCAATGGTCGCCGCCGGCGGCGGCACCAATTCGGCTTTGCTGATGCGGATCATGGCGAGCGTGCTCGAGCGGCCGCTCTCGGTCTCGCCGGTCAACGAAGCCGCAGCACTCGGCGCGGCGATGCTGGCGGCTTCGGCGGTCGGATGGTTTGCATCGTCAGCGGCGGCAGCCGAGGCGATGACGGCGCCGCCGACCCGGCATGTCGACCCGGTCGACGGACTGGTGCCCTTCTACCGCGCCCGCAAGGCGATCTATCGCGACCTCTATCAGGCAACGCGCGACATCCACACCCGCCTTGGCGCACTCGGCTAGGCGGAAGGTCCGCCGTTGAGCAGGCCCTTGGCCGCATCCTCGTCAGTGATCAGGACAGAAACCTTGGTGCCGGCGAGTGCCGCCCGCATGACGGCGACCTTTTCCTGGCCTCCCGAAACCAGGATGATATTCGGGATCTCCGACAGATCCTGCAGCGGATAGGCGCAGACCCGGCGATTGACCTCATGCTCGACCGGACGGCCCTCGGCGTCGACGAAATGGCACAGAATGTCACCGACGGCGCCGGCGGCCTGCAATTCCTCGAGTTCGCTGGGCTTGATGAAGCCGTAATTGGCGATCGGGCTTTCATTGGAAAACGAGCCGACGCTGAGGACGGCGATGTTTGCCCGGCGCGCACGAAAGACGACATCCTGGACGCTGCGCTGGCTCATGAAGGCGTCACGCTGCTCCGGCCTGTCGGCATAGACCGGCACCGGCAGCAGGAAACACTCGGCGCCGATCTTTTCGGCGAAATCCCACGCGCTTTCGGTCGGGTTGAGCGGCTGGGCACGCGTGAGGCCGCCAAGCATGGAGACGACGGTCGTCCTGGCGATCGGCCGCCGCGGCAATTCGTTGATGGCGAATTTCAGCGTCCGCCCCCAGCCGAGTGCAATGACATCGCCGGCATTCACATGGTCGGCCAGGTAGGCAGCGGCGGCATGGCCGATCATCAGCGGCGCGTTGCTCCTGTCGGCAGCCGACGGCACCACCACGGCCTGGCTGAGGCCGAAACGCTGCTTCAGGCTCTCCTCCAGCACCACACATTCGACAACGCTGTCACGGATGCGGAACTGGACGATGCCCTCCTCGCGGGCGGCGGAGAGAATGCGATGCACCTTGATGCGGCCGATGCCGAGGATCTCGGAAATCCGTTCCTGCGTCAGACCCTCGACATAGTAGTGCCACGCCGCGCGGGCCTTGAGCTCGGAGTCCGGAAAGCGCGAGGTCTTCTCGTTCTCGATGGTCGCCATCTCTTTCCCCTCCAGCGGCTGTCCACAACCGCTCAACGCCGTTCAACCGGGTCATTCAACCGGTGTTTGCGACCTGACAGCCTGCAATCGCCGGGTGTGCCCCGGGAAAGCCTCGGGATATCGCCCGCAACGCGAGATAAAACCCGAAATGGTCAACATTTACTTTGTCTTGGTCGCCTGCCGCTACTCAGCCAGCCAAAAATGATCGCACAGAGATAGAGCAGATGAAAACCGGATTTAAACGCGGCATTCTGCGCCCTTTCGTAAGCCAAACCGAACAGCAGCGCAAACCAGCATCGAATGAAGCGGCAGGCCTTGACAATTTTCTAATGAACCGTTTAGCTGAACAAAATTGCATATCAAAGATAAATTGTTCACAGGGAGGTGCCTGGTGAACAAGAGCGGATGGCGAGACATCGCCGTTTTGCTGGCGGAGGAGACGAAGTGGCTGTGAGCAACGATGCGAGCGATTTGAAAGCCGGCGCACAGGCCGCGACGGGCGCGAAGCTTTCGGCGCTGTTCGCCGGAACCATGGGTCCGCTCATCGGGCTGCTGCTGCTGTGCCTTGCCCTGACGCTGACCACCGACACCTTCCTGACCGTCCGCAACATCCTCAACGTGCTCGACCAGATCACCGTGCTCGGCATCATGGCGATCGGCATGACGCTGGTCATCCTGATCGGCGGCATCGACCTTTCCGTCGGTTCCGTGCTGGCGCTCGCCGCCATGGTGATGGGCTTTGTCGCCCATCCCGACTATCTCAATCTCGGCCTTGCGGCGGGCGTCGTCGCGGCACTCGTCGTTGCCGGCCTTTGCGGGCTGGTTTCAGGCCTGCTGGTGACGATCACCAGGTTGCCGCCCTTCATTGCCACGCTGGCGATGATGTCGGTGGCGCGCGGCCTCGCCAACATGATCACCGACGGCTCGCAAATCGTCGGTTTTCCCGACTGGTTCACCAACCTGTCGATCATCCGCCATTTCGGTTTCCTGTCGGTCACCGTCGGACTGATGATGGTGCTAGCCATCATCTTCGCGATCTTCCTCAACTACCGCGCCACCGGCCGCAGCCTTTACGCGATCGGCGGCAGCGCCGAGGTCGCCCGGCTCTCCGGCATCCCGGTCAAGTCGCTGACCAACTGGGTCTATGCGATCTGCGGCGTGCTGGCCGGGCTCGCCGGCATCGTGCTTGCGGCACGGCTGGATTCCGTCCAGCCGAGCTCCGGCCTCGGCTACGAATTGGACACGATCGCCGCCGTGGTGATCGGCGGCGCCAGCCTGTCGGGCGGCGTCGGCTCTATCGGCGGCACCGCCGTCGGCGTGCTCATCATCGGCGTGCTGCGCAACGGGCTGAACCTGCTCGGCGTCTCGCCCTTCATCCAGCAGGTGGTGATCGGCGTGGTGATCGCGCTGGCGGTCGCCACCGATACCTGGCGGCGGCGAGCGCAATGAATGGGGCGCAATGAGATTCGCCCGGATGTCCGGGGGAAAACGGATCGGTTGATCCGAGACTGGGAGTGTTCGGCCAAGGGCGCCATGGTGCGCCGGCAGAACAGATTGAACTGTATCAACGGAGGAATACCATGCTGACCAAACGTTCATTGCTGCTTGCTGCCGCGGCCGTCATTCCGCTGCTTGGCCTGTCCGACATGGCCTCGGCCAAGGACGCCAAGAAGCT containing:
- a CDS encoding LysR family transcriptional regulator, coding for MDTENLRSFLEVAAHGSFTVAASRLNLAQSTVSARIRGLEDQLGRRLFVRDRDGVTLTPAGRQFLPHASSITRTWEQSRQDIAVPDGYETLLRLTAPAYLWDRITSPWVAWMRDRCPNVALRLEGSFPDLAIDQLAEGLLDICILYLPRPHPGIVYETLAVDQVVLVQHAAQTQPWTENYILMDWGLEFRIEHDRAFAGMVKPAISAGLVFIGLQHVLSQQAAAYLPLSAVSGYIERGDMKRIEDAPVFQRPIYLAYPSNPVSSDTLDVALMGLRALARDWSGGQGFSEGDRAFSMADES
- a CDS encoding DUF427 domain-containing protein, with protein sequence MLDTIVQYEFEPGYVAFTMPSPKRLRVQVGSMIVADTVNALVFYESDHLPVYYFPIGDVREEFLLPSKTTTEDPYKGVATHYSLNTGITLVEDGAWRYLDPVKGCPPISDYMSFYWSKIGHWFEEDEEIFVHARDPFRRVDCLPSSRRVQVVLDGEQVADSRRGVFLFETGHPVRHYLPIADTRLDLFAPSRYISRCPYKGISNYYHVTTKAKRHENLVWYYPEPVHEAERIKGLVCFHHELVDKILVDGVEIPKEATAASAGYF
- a CDS encoding sugar-binding transcriptional regulator, which gives rise to MATIENEKTSRFPDSELKARAAWHYYVEGLTQERISEILGIGRIKVHRILSAAREEGIVQFRIRDSVVECVVLEESLKQRFGLSQAVVVPSAADRSNAPLMIGHAAAAYLADHVNAGDVIALGWGRTLKFAINELPRRPIARTTVVSMLGGLTRAQPLNPTESAWDFAEKIGAECFLLPVPVYADRPEQRDAFMSQRSVQDVVFRARRANIAVLSVGSFSNESPIANYGFIKPSELEELQAAGAVGDILCHFVDAEGRPVEHEVNRRVCAYPLQDLSEIPNIILVSGGQEKVAVMRAALAGTKVSVLITDEDAAKGLLNGGPSA
- a CDS encoding ABC transporter permease; this encodes MAVSNDASDLKAGAQAATGAKLSALFAGTMGPLIGLLLLCLALTLTTDTFLTVRNILNVLDQITVLGIMAIGMTLVILIGGIDLSVGSVLALAAMVMGFVAHPDYLNLGLAAGVVAALVVAGLCGLVSGLLVTITRLPPFIATLAMMSVARGLANMITDGSQIVGFPDWFTNLSIIRHFGFLSVTVGLMMVLAIIFAIFLNYRATGRSLYAIGGSAEVARLSGIPVKSLTNWVYAICGVLAGLAGIVLAARLDSVQPSSGLGYELDTIAAVVIGGASLSGGVGSIGGTAVGVLIIGVLRNGLNLLGVSPFIQQVVIGVVIALAVATDTWRRRAQ
- a CDS encoding xylulokinase, whose protein sequence is MNDVVIGIDASTTAVKAIAFTRDGEELFQARETYPLSNPRPGHFEQDAEHWWTALLGALRQVTEAVGASRVAAISIAHQRETFTLIDDAGKPLIPAILWLDERARPQVARLSAELGREAIRDWSGKPPDPTPALYAIAWLAEHQPQVLAKAAALVDVHGFFVLRLTGRLVTSTASADPLGLLDVEKGIWHPELVAAAGLRPDQLPELVAPGMVCGGLSESVAGLTGLKAGTPIVVGAGDGQAMGLGMGVYGEGKTYLSLGSGVVSGCYSGTVTTSDAFRTLVSPTGSGFMLETVLRSGMQLVDWIVRTTGSPSAAALEKAAVNVAAGSEGLLVMPYWAGVMSPYWDGAARGAIVGLSLDHRPEHLFRATLEGIAFEQAIATEAMEARTGGKPAAMVAAGGGTNSALLMRIMASVLERPLSVSPVNEAAALGAAMLAASAVGWFASSAAAAEAMTAPPTRHVDPVDGLVPFYRARKAIYRDLYQATRDIHTRLGALG
- a CDS encoding ABC transporter substrate-binding protein, with the translated sequence MPKHFKMIDTARKNLTAIENSAVDELLAGRIGRRDFLRHGSLLGLSLPLLGGIVAAAGLGTPQARAEGKPGGTVRAGIATPGGAIDPVTYYDSGSYQLVFQTAEFLCVTQPDLTLKPVLAESWSPNEDGSVWTFKLRKGVKFHNGEEFRADDVVATFDRLADPSGASNALSVFKGLLSKGGTRKVDDHTVAFHLDAPNGSFPYSVSIDNYNAVILPASYKGDYEKTFEGTGPFRLESYTPKVGASFIRNPDYWGEKALPDRLEFKFYGDVQPRILALQAGEVDLLDAVPLDVSQVVLNSSDITVLRVASTAHRQLHMRCDTGPFTDKRVRQALALCIDRSKLVDGLCRGMAATGNDSPFAPAFPATDKSVPQRVQDIAKAKQLLEAAGLASGFDMTLTTLRYSDIPGYAQLFQNFAKEIGARIALNIEDQDKYYGKAVFGQSDWLDSPLGITDYAHRSVPNVFLNSPLTSDGPWNAAHFKNSTYDGMVKSYLKALDIGAQRSAASDIQKLLLDETPVIFSYFPDLLVPVRKNVSGLPPIAAGLLLDRVSLG
- a CDS encoding NAD(P)H-dependent oxidoreductase, with translation MSHPQFAAELLQRAEKQGPITIGLAGAGQMGTDIVVQVALMPGMRIGAISEVRPQAAIDAALLAGHDRSDIVQAANASAIDRAIEAGKIAVTEDLHALASAGRIDVIIDATGNPNIGTLFALEVMKNGKHIVMLNVEADITIGRFLKEEARKAGVVYTGAAGDEPACTLEIIGFARSLGFNIIAAGKGKNNPLKIDAMPADYEKEAAERNMNARMLVEFVDGSKTAIEMVAIANATGLVPDVPGMHGPTATLEELANVLCPREDGGVLHRKGVVDYSIGKGVAPGVFCIIETRHPRVLERMVDLKVGKGPYFTIFRPYHLTSLEVPLSAARAVVYKRADMEPLDHPVAEAVAVAKSDLGLGQSLGMIGENDYRGFAMTWEDARARGALPLGLAERAKVVKPVKTGDFLTYENCVPDDSMVITQIRRRLDQSDGRFVTNAA